ACCAGACGGTGGCGGAACATCCAGGCAGCGAACGGCAGCGTCACGGCGGCGATCAGCGCGAGCGGCCAGAGCTGCGGTCCGAGGAGTGCCAGGCCGGCTCCTTCGAGGTAGACGCGGTGCGCGATCTCGATCGCGTACCGCAGCGGGTTGACGTAGGTCATCTTCTGGAGAAACTCCGGCATGCTCTCGATCGGAGTGGCGAGGCCCGAGAGGAGCGAGAACGGCATCAGCAGGACGAACGAGTAGAGCATCGCCTGCTGCATCGTCGCGGCGACCGCGGACAGCAGCAGGCCCATTCCGATCGCCGCGAGCAGGAAAAAGGCCAGGCCGACGTAGAGCACCCAGAACGAGCCGGCGAAGGGAATCCGGAACCACAGCTGGGCCACGAGCAGGATCAGCGTCGCCTGGGCGATGCCGACGAGCATCGACGGGATGGTCTTGCCCGCCATGATCTCCAGCGGCCTGAACGGCGTCACCAGCAGCTGGTCGAAGGTGCCCTGCTCGCGCTCGCGGGCGACCGACATGGCGGTGAGGAGCAGCGTCTGGAGCAGCGTGAGCGTGCCGATGAGCGCCGGCACCATGTGCCAGCGGGTCTCGAGATTGGGGTTGTACCAGGCGCGCAGTTCGACCCGGACCGCGCCCCCCGGGTCGCCTCGCTGCGCGCGCCACTCCGCGTTGAACGCCTCCGCCGCCGCGCCGACGTAACCGATCGCGGTGGCGGCGGTGTTGGAGTTGCGGCCGTCGGCGATCACCTGGACGTCGGCGGGAAGGCCCGAGGCCAGGCGGCGCTCGAAGTCTTCGCCGATCTGCACCACGAGCAGGGCGCGGCCGCGGTCGACGACCGCCCGGATCTCGTCCGCGCGCTCGAGGTTTGCGACTCGTCGGAAGACTCGGGAGCCGTCGAGACGCGCGAGCAGCCGCTGGGAGGCAGCGCTGCGGTCGCGATCGAGCACCGCGTAGGGCACGTCGGTGAGGTCGTACGTCGCGGCGTAGCCGAAGAGCAAGGACTGCACGATCGGCGGCGCGAAGAGCATGAAGCGGCTGCGCGGATCCTTGAGGGTCGCCAGCAGCTCCTTGAGCACGAGCGCCCGGATTCTGAAGATCGCATCGAGCATCGTTGTCCCTCAAGCGAGCGTTTTGCGCGTCGCGCGGCGGGCCAGGGCCAGGAGCAGAAGGGCCATCCCCGCCAGCACGAGCGCGTTGGGCACGATCACCTCCCGGACGTCGCCGGCGAGGAAGATCGTCTGCAGCAGGGCGACGTAGTAGCGCGCGGGCAGCAGATAGGAGATCGCCCGGACCGCGGCCGGCATGCTGCGCAGATCGAACAGGAAGCCGGAGAGCATCAGCGCCGGGAGAAAAGTGACGAGCAGGGTGATCTGGCTCGCCACGAACTGGCTCTTCACCGCCGAGGAGATCAACAGGCCGATCCCGAGCGCGACGAGGAGGTAGAGGGCCGAGGCGGCCGCAAGCAAGCCGATCGATCCGCGCAGCGGCACCCCGAAGAGGAACCTCGCCGCGAGCACGCAGAGCGCCAGCCCGGCGATGCCGAGCAGGAAATAGGGGACGGTCTTCCCGAGCAGGATCTCCCCGGCGCGAACCGGGGTGACGAAGAGCGCCTCGAACGTGCCCCGTTCCCACTCACGCGCCACCACCAGGGCCGTGAGCATGGCGCCGATCAGCGTCATCACCAGGACGATCAGGCCCGGCACCAGAAAGTATCGGCTCTCGTGTGCCTCGTTGAACCACAGGCGGCTCTGGACGGCCACCGGACCGGCACGGACCTCGGGCCGCTCCGTGGTCGCCGCCCATCCGGCGACGGCCCCCTGGGCGTAGCCCTGGATGATGCGGGCGCGGTTGGCGTCGATGCCGTGCACCAGCACCTGAACCGCGGGGTCTCCTATCACGAGCCGGCGGGAGAAGTCGGGCCGCAGCCGCACGATCGCGTCGATCTCGCGCCGTTGCATCAGATCGCGCGCCTGGCGCATCGACGCGAGCAGTCGCGCGTCGAAATACTCCGAGAGCTGGAAGCGGGCCGCCAGCTCCCGCGCGGTCGGGGAGGGATCCTCCAGAACGACGGCGACCGGCACCTCGCGGACGTCGAGCGAGAGGCCGTAGCCGAACAACAGGATGAGCAGGACCGGCAGCACGATCCCCATGGCGATGCTGCTGGGGTCGCGCACCATCTGCCGCAGCTCCTTTGCGGTCAACGCTCCGAGGCGCCGGAGCTTCGCCGGCGCTCCGGCTCGATCCGGCGGCGCTGCCGTCACGGCTGCCCTCCGGCGGTGGCCTGCTGCGTCTCGCGCGCGTCCTCGACGATCGCGATGAAAGCGTCCTCGATCGTCGGGAGACGGCCGGGAGCGGGCCGGCCTCGCTCGCGGATCTCCGCGGGGCCGCCCTGAGCGAGCACGCGCCCGGCGTCCATGACGACGACGCGGTCGCAGTACTCCGCCTCTTCCATGAAATGCGTCGTGACGACGACGGTGACGCCGCGTTCGGCGAGCGCTGTGATCCGCCGCCAGAATTCGCGCCGCGCCAGCGGATCGACGCCGCTCGTGGGCTCGTCGAGAAACAGGATCTCGGGCTCGTGCAGCAACGCCGCGGCCATCGCCAGCCTTTGTTTGTATCCGCCCGGCAAGCGCTCGGCCGCGAGCCGGCGGAAGGGCGCGAGGTCGAACTCCTCGAACGCCCACTCGATGCGCTCGCGCCGCCGCGGCCCGCGCAGCCCGTAGGCGCCGGCGAAAAACTCGAGATTTTCCAGAACCGTCAGCTGGCCATAGAGCGAAAAGCGTTGCGCGACGTAGCCGATGCGCTGGCGCGCGGAGGCGCGAGCGCGGCGCAGGTCGACTCCGGCGACGCGCAGGGTGCCGCCGCTCGCCGGCAAAAGGCCGCAAAGCATCCGGAACGTCGTGGTCTTGCCCGCGCCGTTCGGACCGAGCAGCCCGAAGATCTCGCCGCGCCGGACTTCGAAAGAGATACGGTCGACGGCCGTAAAACTCCCGAACCGCCGCACCAGATCGCGCACCTCCACGACCGCTTCCGTGGATGCCGGCTCCGAGGACGGCAGGGCGGGGGGAGCGGAAGGGATTTCGACCGTTTCTGTTTCTCCAGCCCCGTCCCGGCCGCCGCGTCGCCCGGGTTCCTTCAGCAGCACCATGAAGCCGTCCTCGAAGCGCGGCGGCGCGGGCAGCGCGTCCCGGACGCCGCCGGCGTCCTTCGCCACGAAGCGCACCCGTCCGCTTTCGGGCACCGCATCGGTGATGTTCGGGTGATCGAGCAGGCGCGCCTGAAGGCTGCGGGCGGTTTGACCCGGGGACGGCGAGACGAGAAACGTGCGGCCTCGGGCGAGCGACGTGACGGCCTGCGGCGGACCTTCCGCGAGCACCCGTCCCCGGTAGAGGACGACGACGTGACTGCATCTCTCGGCTTCGTCCAGATAAGAGGTGCTGAGGAGCACGGTCAGTCCCTCTTTGCCCACCAGGTCGAGAATGATTTCCCACAGCTCGCGGCGCGACAGGGGATCGACTCCGGCGGTCGGCTCGTCGAGAAGCAGCAGCTCGGGGGAACGGACCAGGGCGCAGGCGAGCCCCAACTTCTGTTTCATGCCTCCCGAGAGGCGTCCGGCGAGGCGGCCGGTGAAGGGACCGAGCGCGGTCATCGTCATGAGGCGAGGATAACGCCTGCGCCGCTCTTCCGCCGAGACGCCGTGCAGGTCCGCGTAGAGATCCAGGTTTTCCTGAACGGTCAGGTCCTCGTACAGGCCGAACCGCTGGGGCATGTAGCCGATGCGGTCCTGGACGGCCTGGGGATGCGCGGAGACATCGAGCCCGAGAACCTCGAGGCGGCCCGAGTCCGGCGACATCAGCCCCGCCGCCAGCCGCATGAGCGTCGTCTTGCCCGACGCGTCGGGTCCCACGAGAGCGGCGAGCGTCCCCGCGGTAACGGTCAGGGAAACGTCTTCGAGCGCGTGCACCGTCTCGCCCGTGTCGCGGCGGAACGACTTGTGCAGGTTTCTACCCAGCAGGACGGGTCCAGGTTCGGCTTTCATCGTGATTGCGGGTTTTCGGGCACGCGGCTTTTCTCCGGGCGGGCCTCGCCAGCCGGGAGCGACAACCGCACCGTGGCCGGCATGCCGAGGCGCAGCTCGTCTTTCGGGTCTTTCACGAAAACGCGGACCTCGTAGACCAGGCTCGGCCGCAGCTCCTCGGTCTGGACCGTCTTGGGAGTGAACTCGGCGACCGGAGAGATAAATCCCACCCA
This region of Candidatus Zixiibacteriota bacterium genomic DNA includes:
- a CDS encoding ABC transporter permease, translated to MLDAIFRIRALVLKELLATLKDPRSRFMLFAPPIVQSLLFGYAATYDLTDVPYAVLDRDRSAASQRLLARLDGSRVFRRVANLERADEIRAVVDRGRALLVVQIGEDFERRLASGLPADVQVIADGRNSNTAATAIGYVGAAAEAFNAEWRAQRGDPGGAVRVELRAWYNPNLETRWHMVPALIGTLTLLQTLLLTAMSVAREREQGTFDQLLVTPFRPLEIMAGKTIPSMLVGIAQATLILLVAQLWFRIPFAGSFWVLYVGLAFFLLAAIGMGLLLSAVAATMQQAMLYSFVLLMPFSLLSGLATPIESMPEFLQKMTYVNPLRYAIEIAHRVYLEGAGLALLGPQLWPLALIAAVTLPFAAWMFRHRLV
- a CDS encoding ABC transporter permease, producing MVRDPSSIAMGIVLPVLLILLFGYGLSLDVREVPVAVVLEDPSPTARELAARFQLSEYFDARLLASMRQARDLMQRREIDAIVRLRPDFSRRLVIGDPAVQVLVHGIDANRARIIQGYAQGAVAGWAATTERPEVRAGPVAVQSRLWFNEAHESRYFLVPGLIVLVMTLIGAMLTALVVAREWERGTFEALFVTPVRAGEILLGKTVPYFLLGIAGLALCVLAARFLFGVPLRGSIGLLAAASALYLLVALGIGLLISSAVKSQFVASQITLLVTFLPALMLSGFLFDLRSMPAAVRAISYLLPARYYVALLQTIFLAGDVREVIVPNALVLAGMALLLLALARRATRKTLA
- a CDS encoding ATP-binding cassette domain-containing protein, giving the protein MKAEPGPVLLGRNLHKSFRRDTGETVHALEDVSLTVTAGTLAALVGPDASGKTTLMRLAAGLMSPDSGRLEVLGLDVSAHPQAVQDRIGYMPQRFGLYEDLTVQENLDLYADLHGVSAEERRRRYPRLMTMTALGPFTGRLAGRLSGGMKQKLGLACALVRSPELLLLDEPTAGVDPLSRRELWEIILDLVGKEGLTVLLSTSYLDEAERCSHVVVLYRGRVLAEGPPQAVTSLARGRTFLVSPSPGQTARSLQARLLDHPNITDAVPESGRVRFVAKDAGGVRDALPAPPRFEDGFMVLLKEPGRRGGRDGAGETETVEIPSAPPALPSSEPASTEAVVEVRDLVRRFGSFTAVDRISFEVRRGEIFGLLGPNGAGKTTTFRMLCGLLPASGGTLRVAGVDLRRARASARQRIGYVAQRFSLYGQLTVLENLEFFAGAYGLRGPRRRERIEWAFEEFDLAPFRRLAAERLPGGYKQRLAMAAALLHEPEILFLDEPTSGVDPLARREFWRRITALAERGVTVVVTTHFMEEAEYCDRVVVMDAGRVLAQGGPAEIRERGRPAPGRLPTIEDAFIAIVEDARETQQATAGGQP